GACCGTCACGCCCGTTGCCCGTTGCTGTTTTTCATCATAATTGATTTTCTGAACTACCGAATGATGGCGTATGGTGAGCTTGCCCGTTTTTTGGGCCCAGGGAATGGTCGACGAATTGCTACTGAAATACCCCCCTAGCGGACATCCTCTGCGGCATTGGTCCCGGTGCTGGCAACCTCCCCTGCCCTGCGCGGCAAAATGCCCGTAATTTCCGGTTATATGCGCGCATCGGGCGGCAATCAACCACCGGTCACTGTATTTGGTTTGGAGGATCGCTTTCAAATGCTCCTCCATCGCTGTCATTCCGAATGGCGGCAAAAACTCTCCGTCAGGCAGCACATCAATGCCATCACGGTTACCCGAAACGCCGATAAATTTCTCTACGTGCGAATACCAGGGCGCCAGGTCCTTGTACCGGATCGGCCAGTCGACAGCAAAACCGTCACGGATGGGCCCTTCAAAATCGTAGTCGCTCCACCGCTGCACCATCCGTCCCCACATCAGCGAACGTCCACCGGTCTGGTATCCCCGGAACCAGTAAAATGGCTCATCCTGGATATAGGGATGCTCATCGTCCTTTACAAACAGGTGCATTTTATCTTCCGTAAAAGCATGGCAGCGACTGGCGATGGGATTTTTGTCTATGATATCTTGCGGAACCTTGTTTCGGTGCTCGATTTCGTAGGGCATCAGATTGGCCGTCGGATAATCTGTGATATGTTTTATTTCCTTGCCTCTTTCCAGCAGGAGTGTTTTCAGCCCGTTTTCTGTCAGTTCCTTCGCTGCCCATCCACCCGTCATCCCACTTCCGATCACGATCGCATCAAAGGTCCTGTCCTTGATCGAATTAATATTCAAGTTCGCCATATGTTGTTGTTTCAATAATCATTAAACCAAAACTGGGTCCGGAGCTTTATCATATCCGGCCCCGATATTATCCGTATATATTCACCTTGTGGCCCGGAGTAATCCGGAATTTACCGTCGAACTTTCCAGGCATCATTTCGTAAGGCATGATTTCGGTCATGAAGTATTTGGAAGTAAGAAACCCTTGAATGGTATACTGCTTGGTGGTCAATAGGAACACCTTGACGGATTTTTCTTCCGGATTCTCATCGTTCCCGCTTAATCCCTTAATGAAAGCGGTTTCCATGGCCTTGTCTTTTAAGTCCTGATTTTCGACGGATTTTTGAAAAGCCCGTAATCCAATCATGTATATTTCCTGATCCTGCTTTTTCATGCAGTCATTGACCATCAACAATACGAAAGCCTTCAAATCCAACGCATCCGAACCTTTCACCTCAGGGTCCGACGGGATGATCACCTCTGCCAAATCCCCTAGAAAACCAACTTCCTTTTCCGAAATCCCCAGCTTTGCATATGCCGATGAAATAGTCTTCTTATCGTTATTGCGGCAGGCAGTAAAAGCCAGGATCCCGCCCGCAGTCACGCCCATCTGAATCAAAGCAGACCTTCTATCCATGTTATAAATCGTTATATTTTAGAAATACAAGTTTCAAGATATTTTCGTGACACATTCAGCTGCGCGGTCACCCCACCGGCTGTTTTTGCAACGGCCTCACCTCGTGGAAAAGAATGCATAAAGATCTCCGTCCATCCAGTATAGTTGATCTCTTTTAAAGCAGACAGTAATGGAATAAAATCCAGCGGGCCCTGACCGGGGAGTTGCTGCAGCTCCTCAGCTTTGCTCATATTTCCATTGCTCCCCTTACCATGCTGCCAGGCATAAAATAAAGTCAACCGCGGCCCGATATGCCGGATCAATGCAGCCATTTCCTCTGCGGTATGCTCCAAATGGTATGGGGCAAAAGCAATCCCGACGTTCTTTTGAGGGACAAATTCCAGCAACCATTTGATCGAGTCCGGTGTGAAGATCAGCGAAGAGGAATGGTTTTCGATCGCAACCACCAGGTCATGCCGCTCTGCCTGGGCAATGGTGGGCCGAAGGTTCTGGGCAAATTTCTTTACCTCGTTTTTCAATGCGTCGCCAGTCAGTCCCTTTTCTCCCTTTGCCCCGGTAACGATGATTTTGGTCCCAAACCGAGATGCCAGCTTCATCTCTTCTGCCAAGGCAAACGGGCCCAGCTTATATTGCGTAATGCATCCAAGCGAGGTTTTATGCTTTTTCAAAAGCTGCCGGAATTGATCTTCACCCAGCTCATCCAGCTGCTCCCGCTGATTGCCATGGACTTTAGGCCATATATCGATTGCCGCTGCCCCATTTTTTACCACTTCGGCAAGAATGGTATCAAGGTCCATATAACCATATAAACAGGAGGAAATCATGTAATTGAGCTTCCAGGCCTTTGCATCCCTGTCCAGCCAGTGCGATGGGAGGTCGGCCAGCATCGCCGACCCCATCATACCTGACGCTGAGTGAATAAATTCTCGTCTGTTGAGCATGTATCAACTTTTTAGCTTTAATACCTGTTCCACGAAAAGCTTCATGTACGGCGTATTGAAATCATGCCAGGTCCGGCAACTGATCAGATTACCATCCACCACCATAGGATCAGCTACATAAACGCCGCCCACCTGCGTAATGTCCAGCTCGCATTTGGCCACAGTCGTTAACTTTCTGTTTTTGATAACCCCTGCCGCAGCCAGTATTTCCACGCCATGGCAAACCACCGATACCGGTTTATTGGTTTCGAAAAAATGCCGCGTGATCCTTAGCAGATCCTTATCATATCTTAAATATTCAGGCGCTCTTCCGCCAGAGACGAAAATGCCGTCGTACTCTTCAGGACGAATGTCTCTGAAAGCTTTCTCCGCAGTAATGTGATAGCCCGGTGCCTCCTGGGTAATATCCCATCGAATAACGGCGTTCGGGGGGACTTCATGTGTAACCATATGGTATATGCGAGCTTCGGGGCCGCAAACCGTTACTTTAAAACCTTCTTCCTGCAAGCGAAAGAAAGGATAAAGGGTATCGACGGCTTCGGTTGCGTCGCCAATCGGCATCAGGATATTGCGGGTCTTTGCAGGTTGCCCGGCATTGGCCCGGGCTTTACGGCTTCCTCCTAACACAAAGGGGGTAGCCATAAGGATTTTGGTTAAATCTCGTCTATTCATGATTGTCATGTTCAATATTTAGTAATTGGGATCCTGTATCAAAACTCCTTTTTGCAAATCGATCTGGCTTTGAGGCAATGGCCATTTGGCATTTCTGGGAGCATAACTTGTTCCGCCCATAAAGCTCCTGTACTTCGAATCGTTGGCAATGAATTTAGAAAGCACCTGTTGGTCAATTCCCCAGCGAACAAGATCAAAAAAGCGGTTGCCTTCAAGGGCTGTTTCCAGGCGTAGTTCCATTCGGAGCGCTTCCCGGGCATAGGCCTGGCTCGGGAATGTGGTATACTCGCCAAGTTTATAATTCGCAGCCGGCTCTGTATAATCAACTACAATCGGGATCGATGGCCCAAACGATGTGTTTTTTACCTTTCCGTACACAATGTCATTCGAGGCTCTCCGCCGCACCTGATTGATCAATTCCTTGGCATAAACCAGATCATTTTCCTCTATCGCACATTCAGCCCTCCATAACAGAACATGGGCGTATCGGTAGAATCTGAAATTTTTTGCGTTTGCCCTCGCAAATGTGGATTCGGCAGCGGTCGCAGCTTCCCTTTTATAGTACATCTGCTTTTTTCCGGCATATGGACCGCCATTATCCTGATCCCTCACAAAATCTCTCCCGGAGTGTATACCCCAGTCCAGATAGGGAATTCCTCTCCTGCCGACCGTCCAGTCCAGTCGGGGGTCGAACAGGTGGCCCGGGGGTACAAAAGTTTCCTCGGGGTTAATCCCCATATCATTGGGCAGCGGTGTATCATTGTACCTGGGTCCATTGATTCCCAACAATGGCAGCCCATTCGCATCCACTTTAAATGCATTCACCAAATCATCGGAAGGTTGAAAAAAACCGCAACAGGTTGGAAGGTACCGGTTATACGGCAACGTCAGCCAGGAATCGGAATTTCCGTTCCGGCCCTGCGTCGTGCCGTCATTGACGGAATATTGAATTTCAAAGATAGATTCAACATTATTCTCAGTATAGGAGGTATAATTATGGTAAAAGCTATCCACCAGGGCAAATTTCTTACTGTTAATGACCATGTCCAGTAAGGTTTTGGCTTCACTGTACTCCTTTTGGAACATATGGACATACGCTTTTGCCGTAATGGCAGCGAATTTCGTAGCTCTGCCCGGATTCCCGGCGAAACGCTCCGGCAGGTTATCGAGAGCAAACTGTAAGTCCTTTTCTAGATCATCCCAGATTAACCTGTCATTGGGCACCTTGCTTGGGTCCTCCACTTCTTCGGATATATAGGGGACCTGATAATGCATGACCTGCATTCTGAAATGATACAGCCCCCTGAGAAAACGGGCCTGTCCTTCCAAAATTTTCCGGTTGCTTTCATCAATCGCTGATCCAGCATTCTTGATCGCTCTCAATACGTCATTGCATCTGGAAATACCATCGTAGTGAACCTGCCATTTGTATTCGATCATAATATTGGTCGGCAATGCCACATATTGCTCAATCTCACCTGCGGGAGATAAATCGCCCGGTGTACTTCCCTTATAGGAGTCATCCGAAGCTGAGTTCCAGACCCAGTTTTTGATGGACGCTGCCGCGGACATATTTTGCTGGTTGGCCGTGCCGCTTCCCCATCCATCCAATAAGGAATATGCTCCTATAAGCAAATAATTGACGCCGTCGAGGGTATTCAACGATTCGGGAATAACAGTACCCTTGGGCTCTTTGTATAAGAAACTCTCCCCACAGGATTGCATCACAAGCTGCAAAGGAATGAGAACGATGAGAGAAAAAATTTTTTTCATCCTATGTTAGAATTTAAAATTTAAGCCAATTACAAATCTTCTGGGCGTTGGCCATTCACCAATGTCCACACCAAAACTGCTGTCCGACGTTTGAATCTGAGGGTCCAGCCCCGAATACCTGGTGATGGTGAACAGATTTGTAACCATCGCCGATAGCCGCAGTTCTCTCATTGCTATTTTGCTCAGTAGTTTCTTTGGTACGGTGAAGCCCAATTGGGCTGACTGGAATCTCAGGAAACTCCCGTCTTCCACATAATAAGATGAAGGAAGCTGACTGGTCACATCATTGACTTCCGCAATGGGCATTTTTGCGTCAGCATTGCTTGCCAGGTACGGACTTCCCCAGGACTCATACAGCCGTCTTTTTGATCTGTTTTTTTGGAATAAATTAAAATCCAGCGCCCGTCGGTTGACATTCATAATGTCATTACCCAGACTAGCATAAAAGGACAATCCGAGATCGAAATTTTTGTATTGCACATTTCCGTTAAGCCCGATTGTCAAATCCGGATGCGGATTGCCAACATAGGTCCGGTCTTTGTCATCAATAATACCATCGTTGTTTACGTCCCTGAACTTGAACCGTCCGGGTGCATTGTAGTTGCCAAATGCCGGATGTTCGGCTACCTCCTGGGTAGTTTGGAAAATACCGTCGACCTGATATCCAAAAAACTGAGGGAATGAGGTGCCGATCTGTGCCCTGGTGTAAATCTGGTCCCTGATTGCTCCTCCAATAATAACTTCTGCATCGTTCTCAGAGAGTTTGACGATTTTATTGCGGTAATGAGTCACACTCATTCCGACATTGTATTTGATCTGCGCATTTTTACTCTGGTTCCGATAGTCAATCTGCAAATCAACGCCCCGATTGTCCATATCTCCAATGTTCACGGACGGTACCGTTGCCTGGCCGTTTACCATCGGGATGCTTACCTGGTACAACATATCCCGGGTGCTGCGCTGCCAGAGGTCGAGCTCGACGAAAAAGTTATTAAAGAGCGTTAAATCCAGACCTACGTTGGTGGTAGCCGTCGTCTCCCATTTGGCATTGGGGTTTCCGAAAACTGCCGATTGAAACCCCGTTGTCAATTCGTTATTGTTGCCGTTGATGGGGTAATACGACATGTCCCGGCTCTGGTTAAATGTGGTAAAGGAATTGTAATTCCCGATCTGATCGTTTCCGGATTTCCCCCAGCTCAGCCGTAGTTTTGCAAAATTAAGCCAGGATTGTGTCTTGCTGTTAATAAAAGATTCGTCAGAAAGAACCCATCCCGCGGACATGGCCGGAAACATTCCATATCGGTTGTTTGTACCAAATCGGGAAGATCCGTCCCGGCGCAGGGTTAGGGTGAGCAGGTATTTGTCCTTAAAATCATAGTTGACACGACCAAACAACGAAAAGGTCGACCAGTCGCTCATTGTTCCCGAGTTTTGGATATTGCCTTCCCCGGCATCAATCACCCAATAACTTGGCGTTGTTGTCAAAAACCGGTTTCGCGATGCGCCCAGGGATTGTGAAACGCTGCCCAGGGCCTCGCTGCCTGCAAGGATGTCCAGCGTATGTTTTCCTCTGAACGTGTTTTTATACTCCATCGTGTTCACCCAGTTCCAGGTATAGGCCTTGTTGTAGCTTTCAGAAAGTTCAGGAAATGCCCTTGCTATATAACTCTCCGGATTGATTTCCAGCGGAGTTTTGGTATGGGTATAACCATAATTTAACCCGTACTGCGACTTAACTGCGAGATTCTTTGTCAGGTTTGCCCTGGCGTACATGTTCCCGATAAAAGTCAGGTTCTGGGTTTCACTGTCTTTATAGTAATCCAATTCGGCCAGCGGATGATAAAGGTTGGCCTGTATGCCTGTCAGCCGGGTAAGAGGTGCCCAGTTTCCACGTATATCATAAACTGGCATGAGCTCTGCAACATCCAGGAGCTGTCCGAAAATAGACCCTTCGGAGTTCTGTGTTTGCAGACCGCTGTCGTTGGTATAACTTAGGCCGAAACTCTCTCCGATCTCCAACCATTTTGTTACATTAAAAGAGATATTGGAACGCACATTGTAGCGGTCAAAACCGGTCATTTTTACCATCCCGTCCTCCTTTAACGCACTGGCTGCGAATCCGTAAACCGTATTTTCGGTTCCTCCCACAATACTCAGGCTGTAATCCCTCGTAAATCCCGAATTCAGGATTTCTTTGTACCAGTCTGTGCCGGCATGGTTGAACTTGGTGATCGGGTAGGTAAAACGGTTATACTGACTTTCGTCTACCTGGTCTGCCCCGGCCGGGATCAGATACTGCGGGAGGTGCGGGGTTTCGCCGCTTCCAAAAATAGGGTGTGAAGGCTTGATACCGGAATTTTTGGCTTGCATCCAGAGTAATTCTGCATACTCCTGTGTATTTAACATGTCATACCGTTTGAAATTCTTCATCGTGCCGATGCGCGCACTGAAGGATACCTCCACCGGTTGAGATTTCCTTCCTTTGATCGTGGTTACCAAAATAACACCATTCGCTCCCCGCGCACCATAAATGGCTGTCGCAGATGCATCTTTTAAGACAGTAACCGATTCAATTTCAGAAGGACTGAGTTGATTGATTCCACCCGTCCGAGGCACTCCGTCGACAATCCACAGCGGGTTATTATTATTGATTGTGCTCAGTCCCCGGATACGTATTTTTGAATCACCGCCCGGCGTATTGGTGTTGGTTACGGTTGCACCGGCAATGGTGCCCTGTAGGGCTTGTGATACATTTGCGATCGGATTATTTTTAACCTTCTCGCTGCTGATGGTGCTGACGCTTCCGGTAAGGGTGACTTTCTTTTGGCTGCCATAGCCGACTACAACCAATTCCTCCAAATGCTTTTTATCCTGCATCAACACGATGTCAAGAATAGTCTGATTGTTTACCACCTTTTCGACGGTGAGATACCCGACAAAAGAGAAAACCAATACGGATTGCGTAGTGGGTACGTCAATCTCAAAGTGGCCATCCACATCGGTGACAGCCCCCTTCTGGGAACCTTTCAGGAGGATATTGGCTCCCGGTAGCGGGCTTTGACTTTCATCGACAACCTTCCCTTTGATCCGAATATCTTCCGCCTTTTTCGACTCGGTATCTACATTGCTTTTGTTAACCGGAACTTTACTTTTTTCTTCGGTCCTGATTACCACATTGCGGTCGAAGATCTTATAGGTAAGAGGCAATCCCGCAAATATTTGGTTCAAGACCTGTTCGATCGTGCCGTTGGTCACCTTCACTGTCACTTTCGTATGAACAGGTACTTCCATCTTGTCATACAAAAACAAATATGGGGTTTGGCTCTCAACAGCCTTCAATGCCGCTTCCAGTGAGATGTTATCTTTCTCCAGCGTTATTTTTTGGCTATAACCAGACGCCCATAACTGGGGTATAGCCAATACCAGCAGCATTGTGATTAATTTCATTTGCAGCAAAAAATTTGGAGGTACAAAGAATATGTACACTTTCCCCTTTTTGGACAAAGTATTAATTTCCATATATTTGTATGGATTAGGTAAATAAATGATTAATCTGTCAACAGGATTTTCAGCCAGGCCTAACCATTCAGGGAAAGTGTTCGCAGCATTTTCCCTGATTTTTTTGTTATCCTGACCCCATCTCAAACTGTGCTTAGGGAGCTCTTCTCATAAATCAATGGGTTTAATAATAAAACAATTTTCGACCTGGTATATAATAGGCTCCAATAACGTACTAACATATACGTCACTTGGTTATCGTGATCCTTCTTCCTTCTATCCGGTATTTTACACCGATATAATTAAGGATGTTCATAAATTCAAAAATACTGGCATCCCGTGAAACCTTACCCGAAAACCTTCGGATGGTAGGCTCACCTTCAAACCCGACATCCACGTCATACCACCTGCTTACTTCTTTCATGACGGTTTGAATTCCGGCATCCTCAAAATAAAACACCCCGTTCTTCCAGGCAACGACCTCTTCCATATTCGCAACGCTTTTGTTGATCGTTCCGCCCTTGTCAATACTTGCCTGCTCTCCGGGGATCAGGCGACTGCTGCCCCGCTTGTTGGTGAGGATCACCGATCCTTTTACCAAGGTGGTCCTGGACATTTCCTCGTCAGGATAATTTCTTACATTGAAACTGGTTCCCAGAACATTTACCTCTCCACCGGTGAATGAGACCTTAAATGGCCTTGACTGATCGTGAACTACTTCAAAAAATACTTCTCCCTGAATGGACACACTCCGCTCATTTTTTTTGAATGTAGTAGGAAAAGTAATGGAAGAAGCCGTGTTCAACCATGCTTTGCTCCCATCCGGCAATACAATTTCATACCTTCCGCCCCGTGGTGTTGAAATGGTATTTGACCCATGTTCTACTGCAAGATCATGCTCTCTAACTGCCTTGTAAACAATGGTTCCATCCTCTGATTTGTTGATTTCGGTTTTACCTTGAACGGCCAGAACTCCCTCCGCGGCCTGATCCAGTGCAATCTGCGACCCGTCTGCCAAGGTCAAGGTAGCCCTGTTACCCGCGGGAGCAATCTGGTTCACGGCGGCGACCTGGTTCTGCCCTACCGGCCTATGGGTCTTCTTCCACATTCCCCACATGAGCCCCAGCCCACCGGCAATAATGCATACTGCCGCAATGTATCGGTACCACAAGGGCCTGCTCTTTTCTCTGCACTCGTCTACCTCTCCAAAGTTTGAGTCTTCCCCGTTCGCTTTCTGGGAGGCCGGTTCGAGAATGAAAGCCAGCATCTTTGAGCTTTTTTCTGAATCAATGATTTTCTCCTGCTCGCTCAGCTCACTCCATGCATGATCGATCAACAACAAAAGCTGCCTGTCATCTTTTTCTTCCCTGACGAGTCCCTTTAGCTCCTCAATTTCACGATCTGTGGCAATGTTGTGGTAGTAGAGTCGGAAAAGTTCCGCCAATCGACTGTGGTGTGTACCCATTCTGGAAAATCATTATTTTACTATTTCAGCCTCTCAACTGTATAGACTCAAAATGAATAAAAAAGGGGGTAGGGCGGAATGAAATATTTTAAAAAAAAAGTAATATAATCCAAAGAAAACCACCAAACAGCTTTCTTTGAAGATATTTTGTGATGGATTTGCTCGCTAATTGCAGATAGGTTTTAACCGTCTCGCGGGAAATATTCAACCGCGAGGCAATTTCATGGTATTTGAGGTTTTCATGACGGCTTAGCAGATATACCGTACGCTGCTGGTTCGGCAGCTGATCAATGGCTTCGTCTATCCATTGAGGATGCTCGGAAACCTCGTTGTCGCCTTCTATTTCATCTTCGATCGTAGTCCAGTTGATGTCCAGGATCATAGCCCGTTCCTCGGCAAGTTTTTTCAATGCGCTCAACGCCTGATTCCTCGACGCTGCACTTAGATAAGAGCGAAAATCGTTTATTTCCAGCAAGCACTCCCTCTTTGACCATATTTTAAGGAAAACGTCCTGGACAACTTCCTCGGTTAATTCCCTCGACTTGGTAATTCGGAAAATATGTGTTGCTAGTAGCTGATGATATTGATTAAAGAACGAGCGGAACGCTCTCTCATCTCCTCCAACAATTTTAAGGATTACTTCTCTCTCATCGTAGACGGTTAGATACGACATCAGATGATCCGTTTATACTTTCTTACAATAGTACTTGGTTAATATTTATAATAAAAATAATTATAGTTCATTTTTACTCCAAACCGGAACATTAAAATAACGATAATGTTCAGCGGTAATGGAACGGCAGCCAGAGGACGCATGGCAAATGGGAAAGTTTAGCCCGGTACCGCACTAGCCTGAGTGTTCCTGCAAAAGCTTCCTATATCGGTCAAGCACACTTGATTTGGAGATAAAACCTGCGAACTCTCCGTTGGTTTTAATCACGGGCAGGTTCCACAACGCGGTTTCGTCAAATTTCTTCGCGACATCGACAACTGAATCTGACTCATAAACAACCCTTCCGACTGGTTTCATCAGACTTTTTACCTCTAATGATTTATCCAGCTCCCCGCCAAACAGTATTGGTCTTATCCCATCGAGATTGATAATTCCAGTCAGTACAGACTTGTCGTTTAAAACTGCAATCAGGTTTCGGTGCCCATTCTTCAAAACCTCCATGAGCTCATTCATTGAAGCAGTTTCGCTGATAAGCTGGGTATCCTTGTCGACTAAATCCATCGTATGAAGCAACGATAATAAATTTTTATCATGCTCCCTGGTAAAGATCTGCCTTTCCTTGACAAACCTTTCCATTTCCGGTGAGGTTGGAGAAAACCATTTGGCCATTAAAAAAGCAATGACCGAAACTATCATCAGAGGGATAAAAAGATCATATCCGGAACTGGATTCGGCAATCAGGAAAATAGCAGTCAAGGGAGCGTAGAGCACACCACTCATTACCCCCGCCATACCAACAAGAATCAGGTTCGTCATAGGCACATCTGCCATGCCAGCCCGCATACAAAGCAGGGCAAATGCGTAGCCCAACGACCCTCCCGCAAAAAGCGACGGCGCAAAATTGCCGCCATTGCCGCCACTCTGAATGGTGATGGATGTAGCGAAAGCTTTGAGCAGACAAATTACACCGACAAATAAAATGATAACCCATTCCCGATATCCGATGTATCGGAAAAAGCTATTGCTGATTACTTTCTGAATTTCTCCGTTTGTAAAGGATTTGATCGTCTCATATCCTTCTCCAAACAAGGGAGGGTACAGCACACAAAGCAAGGACAGTATCGAGCCCCCCAGCATTGCCTTCTGAACCCTTGACATTTTTAATGAATGAAAAAATCCTTCTATGTATCTTGCTATCAACAGAAAATACCTGGCATAAAGACCACAAAGAATTCCTAAAAGCAGGTAATAAGGGAGATTGTGATAGTCAAATGTCCCGCGTGAACGAAAAAGGAAGAGTACCTCTTCCTTGAGCAGTATGCGCGATATCAAACTTCCGCATACCGCAGCTACAACAAGCGGAATAAAATCTGAAAAGACAACTCCGGTAAGTAAAATCTCTATGGCGAACATGACACCGGCGATAGGTGCATTAAACGCAGCCGCGATGCCAGCTGTGGCACCGGCAGCGAGCAACAATGTCCGCTCCTTGTAATCCAGCTTGTAAGTCTGTGCGAAATTGGAACCGATCGCTGCGCCGGTAACAGCGATGGGGCTTTCTAATCCCGCAGAACCTCCAAAACCCACCGTAATTGCGCTCTGTACGATCTGCGAATACATTTTCACCGGCGATACCTTGCTGGCGTTTTGAGCAATTTCGTGCAGGATCACGGGAATTCCCTTTTTATCCTGACCATTAAAAATGTATTTCACAACGATGGTAGTGATGACAATCCCCAAAAACGGAAAAATGAGGTAGAAGAGTATCTGGTCTTCGAAGTGGACCTTCGCAGTGATCACATAGTGGATATAATGAACCAGCGATTTCAAAATTACCCCGGCAAAGCCAGCGGTGCTTCCCACCAAAATACCTGAAAGTATCAGAAACTGGCTTCTGGTAAGAAAACTTTTAAGCCAAAAGATAACGATTTCGTAGCTTCTGAATTTACCAATGCTGTAACGCGTAAAATTGCGCCTGAACTTTAGAAAACTGTAATATTTTTTAATACTGCTATTTCTCACATCCTATTTCTTTGATACTCAAATTAACATATTTTCGACGTGATAGTCACAGCAAATCTATGTACTTTCTAATTTGAGTTTCACTCGACGGCAATTTTTTAAGCGGATCCGCTATAATATTTACCTCGACGATACAGGCTGCGTCATTCAACATTAGCCTGTATGCGATGTAGAATCGTGATTTGCGCTGCAAGCGTCCACCAACAAGGGGAAGAAATCCTGTCGGGATGACAAATGAAAGCTACCCGGGCATCTCATAGTCATTATCACGGTTAAGCCGCCAAAATTTGGATCTTAAAGTTTAAGTTCCGTGAAAAAATTAGGTAAGGACAGCTTTATGCGTTTTTCAAACCGGGATCAGCCGCTTTATTATTTCATCCTTTGATCGGGCCTGCT
The genomic region above belongs to Dyadobacter pollutisoli and contains:
- a CDS encoding TonB-dependent receptor; the protein is MKLITMLLVLAIPQLWASGYSQKITLEKDNISLEAALKAVESQTPYLFLYDKMEVPVHTKVTVKVTNGTIEQVLNQIFAGLPLTYKIFDRNVVIRTEEKSKVPVNKSNVDTESKKAEDIRIKGKVVDESQSPLPGANILLKGSQKGAVTDVDGHFEIDVPTTQSVLVFSFVGYLTVEKVVNNQTILDIVLMQDKKHLEELVVVGYGSQKKVTLTGSVSTISSEKVKNNPIANVSQALQGTIAGATVTNTNTPGGDSKIRIRGLSTINNNNPLWIVDGVPRTGGINQLSPSEIESVTVLKDASATAIYGARGANGVILVTTIKGRKSQPVEVSFSARIGTMKNFKRYDMLNTQEYAELLWMQAKNSGIKPSHPIFGSGETPHLPQYLIPAGADQVDESQYNRFTYPITKFNHAGTDWYKEILNSGFTRDYSLSIVGGTENTVYGFAASALKEDGMVKMTGFDRYNVRSNISFNVTKWLEIGESFGLSYTNDSGLQTQNSEGSIFGQLLDVAELMPVYDIRGNWAPLTRLTGIQANLYHPLAELDYYKDSETQNLTFIGNMYARANLTKNLAVKSQYGLNYGYTHTKTPLEINPESYIARAFPELSESYNKAYTWNWVNTMEYKNTFRGKHTLDILAGSEALGSVSQSLGASRNRFLTTTPSYWVIDAGEGNIQNSGTMSDWSTFSLFGRVNYDFKDKYLLTLTLRRDGSSRFGTNNRYGMFPAMSAGWVLSDESFINSKTQSWLNFAKLRLSWGKSGNDQIGNYNSFTTFNQSRDMSYYPINGNNNELTTGFQSAVFGNPNAKWETTATTNVGLDLTLFNNFFVELDLWQRSTRDMLYQVSIPMVNGQATVPSVNIGDMDNRGVDLQIDYRNQSKNAQIKYNVGMSVTHYRNKIVKLSENDAEVIIGGAIRDQIYTRAQIGTSFPQFFGYQVDGIFQTTQEVAEHPAFGNYNAPGRFKFRDVNNDGIIDDKDRTYVGNPHPDLTIGLNGNVQYKNFDLGLSFYASLGNDIMNVNRRALDFNLFQKNRSKRRLYESWGSPYLASNADAKMPIAEVNDVTSQLPSSYYVEDGSFLRFQSAQLGFTVPKKLLSKIAMRELRLSAMVTNLFTITRYSGLDPQIQTSDSSFGVDIGEWPTPRRFVIGLNFKF
- a CDS encoding FecR family protein; its protein translation is MGTHHSRLAELFRLYYHNIATDREIEELKGLVREEKDDRQLLLLIDHAWSELSEQEKIIDSEKSSKMLAFILEPASQKANGEDSNFGEVDECREKSRPLWYRYIAAVCIIAGGLGLMWGMWKKTHRPVGQNQVAAVNQIAPAGNRATLTLADGSQIALDQAAEGVLAVQGKTEINKSEDGTIVYKAVREHDLAVEHGSNTISTPRGGRYEIVLPDGSKAWLNTASSITFPTTFKKNERSVSIQGEVFFEVVHDQSRPFKVSFTGGEVNVLGTSFNVRNYPDEEMSRTTLVKGSVILTNKRGSSRLIPGEQASIDKGGTINKSVANMEEVVAWKNGVFYFEDAGIQTVMKEVSRWYDVDVGFEGEPTIRRFSGKVSRDASIFEFMNILNYIGVKYRIEGRRITITK
- a CDS encoding RNA polymerase sigma factor → MSYLTVYDEREVILKIVGGDERAFRSFFNQYHQLLATHIFRITKSRELTEEVVQDVFLKIWSKRECLLEINDFRSYLSAASRNQALSALKKLAEERAMILDINWTTIEDEIEGDNEVSEHPQWIDEAIDQLPNQQRTVYLLSRHENLKYHEIASRLNISRETVKTYLQLASKSITKYLQRKLFGGFLWIILLFF
- a CDS encoding chloride channel protein, translated to MRNSSIKKYYSFLKFRRNFTRYSIGKFRSYEIVIFWLKSFLTRSQFLILSGILVGSTAGFAGVILKSLVHYIHYVITAKVHFEDQILFYLIFPFLGIVITTIVVKYIFNGQDKKGIPVILHEIAQNASKVSPVKMYSQIVQSAITVGFGGSAGLESPIAVTGAAIGSNFAQTYKLDYKERTLLLAAGATAGIAAAFNAPIAGVMFAIEILLTGVVFSDFIPLVVAAVCGSLISRILLKEEVLFLFRSRGTFDYHNLPYYLLLGILCGLYARYFLLIARYIEGFFHSLKMSRVQKAMLGGSILSLLCVLYPPLFGEGYETIKSFTNGEIQKVISNSFFRYIGYREWVIILFVGVICLLKAFATSITIQSGGNGGNFAPSLFAGGSLGYAFALLCMRAGMADVPMTNLILVGMAGVMSGVLYAPLTAIFLIAESSSGYDLFIPLMIVSVIAFLMAKWFSPTSPEMERFVKERQIFTREHDKNLLSLLHTMDLVDKDTQLISETASMNELMEVLKNGHRNLIAVLNDKSVLTGIINLDGIRPILFGGELDKSLEVKSLMKPVGRVVYESDSVVDVAKKFDETALWNLPVIKTNGEFAGFISKSSVLDRYRKLLQEHSG